A single window of Solanum dulcamara chromosome 5, daSolDulc1.2, whole genome shotgun sequence DNA harbors:
- the LOC129890660 gene encoding uncharacterized protein LOC129890660, translated as MTDFPNVSAYCQHLKSLADQLKNVGSPVTNDRLVLQLISSLIEPYQGGRAKKVTQSFSAALVARSFECAPDVPDNSSSNRNSNDGKKNHNRSNNGKKYRVNNGGRGGGKEAASSGDNTGRGGQLEGGNTRDTG; from the exons ATGACAGATTTTCCAAATGTCTCTGCCTATTGTCAACATCTCAAATCTCTGGCAGATCAACTCAAGAATGTCGGCTCCCCAGTCACTAACGATCGACTAGTTCTTCAACTGATTTCTAGCCTTATTGAGCCCTACCAAG GAGGCCGTGCTAAGAAAGTGACCCAAAGCTTCTCCGCTGCCTTAGTTGCTCGCTCGTTTGAGTGTGCTCCTGATGTTCCTGATAATTCCTCTTCCAACCGCAATTCTAATGATGGTAAGAAGAACCACAATCGAAGCAATAATGGGAAAAAATATCGCGTCAACAATGGTGGTCGTGGAGGCGGCAAAGAAGCTGCTAGCAGCGGCGATAATACAGGCCGTGGTGGTCAACTAGAAGGCGGCAACACCCGCGATACTGGGTAG